Proteins from a single region of Methanofastidiosum sp.:
- a CDS encoding DUF432 domain-containing protein codes for MRVKLIKVKIGYLIAMYGYYKSPLNPLRILTENVHLSIEKEGSTLRYKRTCFNESIDKLLLTKDCGIIINPVEPLKTPKEVTPHLLIEFANSVFIEPKGTNNIYLIFPVDIGVFISGRKNYDLLDVFSLSKQKYTLYGDPRNGVICKYYKSPVYTSIPNDIDPFIEGIMRLKILNTTDNWVEVRMGIFDAHAMKIYFNEKLVSTRVNMKILTEKTAETEFIDSGIKKGMKKSLEVFTWTKIPVPNKKYLMEEGF; via the coding sequence ATGAGGGTAAAACTCATAAAGGTAAAGATAGGATATCTAATAGCCATGTATGGATATTACAAATCACCTTTAAATCCCCTTAGGATATTAACAGAAAATGTGCACCTATCGATAGAAAAAGAGGGCAGCACTCTTCGCTACAAAAGAACCTGTTTTAACGAATCTATAGACAAATTATTATTAACTAAAGATTGTGGCATAATAATAAATCCTGTAGAGCCCCTTAAAACTCCAAAAGAAGTAACTCCCCATCTTTTAATAGAGTTTGCGAATTCAGTTTTCATAGAACCGAAAGGTACTAATAATATCTACCTTATTTTCCCAGTAGATATAGGAGTCTTTATTTCAGGCCGTAAAAATTATGATCTGCTTGATGTTTTTAGTTTATCAAAGCAAAAATATACTTTGTATGGGGATCCAAGAAATGGTGTTATATGCAAGTATTACAAAAGCCCCGTCTATACTTCAATCCCAAATGATATAGATCCCTTTATTGAGGGGATCATGAGGTTAAAGATCCTCAATACAACTGATAACTGGGTAGAAGTTAGAATGGGTATTTTTGATGCACATGCTATGAAAATTTACTTTAATGAAAAACTCGTATCTACGCGAGTTAATATGAAGATATTAACTGAAAAAACTGCTGAAACTGAGTTCATTGACTCGGGGATAAAAAAAGGTATGAAGAAATCTCTTGAAGTTTTTACTTGGACAAAGATACCAGTACCAAACAAAAAATACTTAATGGAGGAAGGATTTTGA